A window from Opitutia bacterium ISCC 52 encodes these proteins:
- a CDS encoding DUF72 domain-containing protein, producing MPENLRMGCPVWAHAPWIGNFFTSDARRIDFLSQYGSVFNTVEGNSSFYGLPSIATIQRWKDEVPDGFEFCFKFPRIVSHDLLLKHAERETVEFIGRLSPLGKNLGQFFLQLPSHFEPRHLENLSIFLDSLPKEYHYSVEVRNPRFFEAGQEEIDFNHLLSEKGVDRVIFDTRALFKGNASDEDTENAQRRKPNLPVKFIATGSRPFIRFVGHPNEKITQAHLLDWVKPVMDWMEQGLTPHFFCHMPDDLLAPQLARRFQSLLIEAGAPFEAPYWPHELEAPKPEQMDLFS from the coding sequence TTGCCAGAAAATCTCCGAATGGGTTGCCCGGTATGGGCTCATGCTCCTTGGATAGGTAATTTCTTTACTTCTGATGCGCGGCGAATCGATTTCCTTTCCCAATACGGAAGCGTTTTCAATACGGTTGAAGGAAATTCCTCCTTCTATGGGTTACCTTCGATTGCGACTATTCAGCGCTGGAAGGACGAAGTGCCGGATGGGTTTGAGTTTTGTTTCAAATTTCCGCGGATCGTTAGTCACGATCTGCTTTTAAAACATGCCGAACGAGAGACGGTTGAATTTATTGGGCGCTTATCTCCTCTGGGCAAAAACTTGGGACAGTTTTTTTTGCAATTACCTTCTCATTTCGAGCCAAGGCACCTTGAAAATTTAAGTATCTTCTTAGATAGCTTACCTAAGGAATATCATTACTCCGTCGAAGTTCGTAATCCAAGATTCTTTGAAGCGGGGCAGGAGGAAATTGATTTCAACCATCTGCTTTCAGAAAAGGGTGTAGATCGTGTTATTTTTGATACACGAGCTCTATTTAAGGGCAATGCTTCCGATGAGGACACTGAGAATGCTCAACGCCGTAAACCCAACCTACCTGTAAAGTTTATCGCCACTGGATCTCGACCTTTTATCAGGTTTGTGGGCCATCCGAATGAGAAAATAACCCAGGCACATTTATTGGACTGGGTGAAACCGGTTATGGATTGGATGGAACAGGGCCTCACGCCACACTTCTTTTGTCACATGCCAGATGACCTGCTCGCCCCTCAACTTGCTCGTCGTTTTCAATCGCTACTCATTGAGGCGGGTGCTCCTTTTGAGGCTCCTTATTGGCCCCATGAACTGGAGGCTCCAAAACCTGAACAAATGGATTTATTCTCATGA
- a CDS encoding beta-N-acetylhexosaminidase, whose translation MPKSITESGTSSQLGVDVFRKLTPTRGQLNHLPQSVSLITQEDFQSDQAYSLEISSLSIKIQAAGQLGWHYGLLTLNQIALASEDYLPVITVEDHPDFSRRGIMLDVSRNKVPKLETLFYLIDLFSSWKINELQLYIEHAFTFEGHEAVWRNASPLTQDDIKHLDAYCQERFIELVPNLNCFGHMSRWLIHEPYNQLAEQPEGGETDFGYRPEPQGLCPIDPGSIKLAQDLIEQITACFESKQVNVGCDETIDLGFGRSKQAVKENGRGQVYLDYLQKVHSLCENHGYRMQFWADILLKYPELMGEVPSDSLALNWGYEAIHPFEEETAHLGSSDLQYYVCPGTSSWNSIGGRTENMLGNIRKAASMGKRNDAVGLLTTDWGDNGHLQPLVASFPGFAFGSACAWNQDKEIDLSTTLDLHVFQNEGWGQLLLDIGNLDQAFDIYIHNQSVLFQILNEDESFIRKIENLNLESLQVSLTKAIHLQQAFKALKKDHPIERTIMEEVGWVLKMLIHACHRGQAILLGDTLDNLHKEALELRTQHKELWHIRNRPGEYVLSRKSFDSMIES comes from the coding sequence ATGCCCAAATCCATAACGGAATCGGGTACGAGTTCCCAACTTGGAGTAGATGTGTTTAGGAAGCTGACTCCTACTCGCGGGCAATTAAACCATCTACCACAGTCGGTATCTTTGATTACACAGGAGGACTTTCAGTCAGATCAGGCATACAGCTTAGAAATCTCATCATTGAGTATCAAGATTCAGGCTGCTGGACAGCTGGGTTGGCATTACGGCCTTCTGACGCTAAATCAAATCGCCTTGGCATCCGAAGACTACCTACCGGTAATAACGGTAGAAGATCATCCAGATTTTTCGCGACGGGGCATCATGCTCGATGTATCCAGAAATAAAGTTCCTAAGCTAGAAACACTGTTCTACCTGATAGACCTTTTCTCGTCCTGGAAGATAAACGAATTGCAGCTATACATCGAACACGCCTTCACCTTTGAAGGGCATGAGGCTGTATGGCGAAATGCATCTCCACTCACGCAGGATGATATTAAGCATTTAGATGCCTATTGCCAGGAGCGATTCATCGAGCTCGTCCCAAATCTAAATTGCTTTGGACACATGAGCCGTTGGCTCATTCATGAGCCATATAACCAGCTGGCCGAACAACCGGAAGGAGGAGAAACTGATTTTGGCTATAGACCCGAACCACAAGGTCTCTGTCCCATTGATCCAGGGTCAATTAAGCTGGCACAGGATCTTATCGAGCAAATCACTGCCTGCTTTGAAAGCAAGCAAGTCAATGTAGGCTGCGATGAAACCATAGATCTCGGTTTTGGAAGAAGCAAACAAGCCGTTAAGGAGAACGGGCGAGGACAAGTTTATTTAGACTATCTACAAAAAGTACATAGCCTTTGTGAAAATCATGGCTACCGGATGCAGTTTTGGGCCGACATATTGCTCAAGTATCCTGAGCTGATGGGAGAGGTCCCATCAGACAGCCTGGCTCTCAACTGGGGCTATGAAGCCATCCACCCGTTTGAAGAAGAGACCGCTCACCTAGGCTCGTCGGATTTACAATACTATGTCTGTCCCGGAACATCCTCATGGAACAGCATTGGCGGACGGACAGAAAACATGCTCGGAAATATTCGCAAGGCAGCTTCAATGGGAAAACGAAATGATGCTGTCGGCCTTTTGACAACAGATTGGGGAGACAATGGCCACCTTCAGCCATTAGTCGCTAGCTTTCCTGGTTTCGCATTTGGTTCTGCTTGTGCATGGAATCAGGACAAAGAGATAGATCTTTCTACCACACTCGACTTACACGTTTTCCAAAACGAAGGATGGGGCCAACTACTTCTAGACATTGGTAATCTGGACCAAGCGTTTGATATCTATATTCATAACCAATCCGTTCTCTTCCAAATTCTAAATGAGGATGAATCGTTCATCAGAAAAATCGAGAACCTGAATCTCGAGTCTCTTCAAGTTTCATTAACGAAGGCCATCCATCTGCAACAAGCATTTAAAGCTCTTAAGAAGGACCACCCAATTGAACGGACAATCATGGAAGAAGTTGGTTGGGTACTGAAAATGTTGATACATGCCTGCCACCGTGGTCAGGCGATTCTTCTAGGAGATACTCTAGATAATCTGCACAAAGAGGCACTTGAACTGCGCACACAACACAAAGAACTGTGGCACATTCGCAATAGGCCAGGAGAGTATGTGCTATCCAGAAAATCCTTTGATTCTATGATCGAATCATAG
- a CDS encoding peroxiredoxin yields MKLRLLFLSVSIMLFSQQANAAPLDIGDKVPATQATLDSGEIVDLADSASTGYALIYFYPKANTPGCTKQACSLRDAYEVLLEEKVTIFGVSKDSIKSQRSFKEKYNIPFSLVADRDSEVINAFRVPKKVGFASRQAFLFKNGVLVWRDLAASTSKQAEDVLEFLKES; encoded by the coding sequence ATGAAATTAAGACTCCTATTCCTATCAGTCAGTATTATGTTATTCAGCCAACAAGCTAATGCAGCACCTCTAGATATCGGTGATAAGGTTCCAGCGACTCAAGCCACACTAGATTCAGGCGAAATTGTGGACCTTGCGGATTCTGCATCCACAGGCTACGCACTCATTTATTTCTACCCCAAAGCCAATACCCCAGGATGCACTAAACAGGCCTGTAGTCTTCGGGACGCATACGAAGTTCTCCTAGAGGAAAAAGTAACGATCTTTGGAGTGAGCAAAGACAGCATCAAATCACAACGTTCCTTCAAAGAGAAATACAACATTCCATTTTCGTTAGTGGCTGACAGAGACTCTGAAGTCATTAACGCATTTAGAGTTCCAAAGAAGGTGGGTTTTGCGAGTAGACAGGCGTTTCTTTTCAAAAATGGAGTTCTCGTTTGGAGAGACCTGGCAGCGTCCACTTCAAAACAAGCGGAAGATGTTCTGGAGTTTCTCAAAGAGTCATGA
- a CDS encoding tRNA glutamyl-Q synthetase, whose translation MSEQPYRGRIAPSPTGYLHLGHAKTFWTAFERCQNAHGFLIYRDEDIDFHRCKENFSQAAIEDLKHLGLIWDEGPIKQSQRSAIYIEALEKLVSLGLAYPCESSRKDIREHPETILSPESESIFPKALRPQLPSASFPLNLKTNWRFKVPDHLCVSFTDGCQGIKSYNCQADFGDFLLWRKEGMPSYELAVVVDDIEMRITEVVRGADLLASTARQLLIYEALEATPPKFYHEDLVTDKSGERLAKRKDSLALRTLFADGHSRDSIKRMWMARS comes from the coding sequence ATGTCAGAGCAACCATATCGCGGTCGGATCGCCCCCTCTCCTACAGGTTACCTGCACCTTGGACACGCGAAAACATTCTGGACGGCTTTCGAACGATGCCAAAACGCCCATGGTTTTCTTATCTACAGAGACGAGGACATTGATTTTCATCGCTGTAAGGAAAACTTTTCACAAGCCGCGATAGAGGATCTGAAGCACTTGGGATTAATTTGGGACGAAGGCCCAATTAAACAGTCACAAAGATCTGCTATCTATATAGAGGCTTTGGAAAAACTAGTTTCACTAGGTCTGGCTTATCCGTGCGAGTCTTCTCGGAAGGACATCAGAGAACATCCCGAAACTATTCTATCACCAGAAAGTGAGTCCATCTTTCCAAAAGCACTTCGTCCGCAGCTCCCATCTGCTAGCTTTCCACTCAACCTGAAGACAAACTGGCGATTCAAAGTACCCGATCACCTCTGTGTTTCTTTCACAGATGGATGCCAGGGAATCAAATCTTACAACTGCCAAGCCGATTTTGGTGATTTCCTTCTCTGGCGAAAGGAAGGCATGCCTTCTTATGAACTCGCCGTAGTGGTCGATGATATTGAAATGCGTATTACGGAGGTAGTCCGCGGTGCAGACTTACTGGCATCTACTGCCAGACAGCTTCTTATATATGAAGCTCTTGAAGCTACGCCGCCTAAATTCTACCACGAGGACCTAGTGACCGACAAATCAGGAGAGCGACTTGCTAAGCGAAAAGACTCTTTGGCGCTCAGAACTTTATTTGCCGACGGACATTCCAGAGATTCCATAAAAAGGATGTGGATGGCTCGTTCGTAG
- a CDS encoding GNAT family N-acetyltransferase, producing the protein MCCQYRSIDAALGKGIGRQLLKESLKYAGPHAWTVTFAENKRARKLYESEGFTIKASFASDDDGFPCEVFKMSLD; encoded by the coding sequence TTGTGCTGCCAGTATCGCTCCATTGATGCAGCTCTCGGCAAAGGTATTGGAAGGCAATTGCTCAAGGAGTCCCTGAAATATGCGGGTCCCCATGCCTGGACCGTTACCTTCGCTGAAAATAAAAGAGCTAGAAAACTCTACGAGAGCGAAGGATTCACAATAAAGGCCTCCTTTGCGTCTGATGACGACGGATTCCCCTGCGAAGTATTTAAAATGAGCCTGGATTAA
- a CDS encoding metal-dependent transcriptional regulator, with protein sequence MATSTVENYIKAIYLECRKTSEDMLAIGKLAQSLSVVPGTATTMVKSLHAAGLVEYEPRVGTKLTEQGEVLALHVLRRHRLVELFLVEILKMDWSEIHDEAEQLEHVISDRVLEKIDDLLGHPQYDPHGDPIPSHSGKLHERNLQNLVNCSAGQETIVARVLDQEPEFLQFAEKNGLVPGKAVKVIQHDEIANAIEVETSLGTSLTLGKQAAVKIEVQ encoded by the coding sequence ATGGCAACAAGTACGGTAGAAAATTACATCAAAGCTATTTACCTGGAATGCAGGAAAACGAGCGAAGACATGTTGGCAATAGGGAAGCTAGCCCAGTCCTTGAGTGTCGTACCTGGCACGGCCACCACGATGGTCAAATCGCTCCATGCAGCTGGCTTGGTTGAATATGAGCCCCGAGTAGGAACCAAGCTGACCGAACAAGGAGAAGTACTCGCTCTTCATGTGCTGAGAAGGCACCGCCTGGTTGAGCTCTTTCTAGTCGAGATACTCAAAATGGATTGGTCGGAAATACACGATGAGGCAGAACAACTGGAGCACGTCATATCCGATCGTGTTCTTGAAAAAATCGACGACCTTCTCGGTCACCCTCAGTATGACCCCCACGGGGATCCTATTCCATCGCACTCAGGAAAGCTTCACGAACGAAACTTACAAAATCTGGTTAACTGCAGTGCGGGTCAGGAAACCATTGTCGCTAGAGTCCTTGATCAAGAACCAGAGTTTCTACAATTCGCAGAAAAAAACGGATTGGTGCCAGGCAAAGCTGTAAAAGTGATACAGCACGACGAAATCGCCAATGCCATCGAAGTAGAAACATCCCTTGGAACCAGCCTAACACTGGGGAAACAAGCAGCAGTAAAGATTGAAGTACAATGA